One Nostoc sp. UHCC 0302 DNA window includes the following coding sequences:
- a CDS encoding ShlB/FhaC/HecB family hemolysin secretion/activation protein, whose translation MIDKYPKKLAISWLQLSIFVLLSGMIDKPINAQVVDTTQLPNNNSNPSPQLPPPQDIQPPAPSPLPSPQLPEPLPPPAELFPPSTPTPTPEESLPSKVPQTITVQKFEVVGSTVFSAEELAKATAEFTNRPISLTEIFQARSKITELYVKNGYITSGAYIPPQTIKSGVIKIQVVEGKLEEIQVTGTRRLNSNYVRSRLAIATSPPLNRQRLLEALQLLQLNPLIQNLSAELSAGPRLGTSVLQVEIKEAQTFTAQIGLDNGRSPSVGSFRRRVQVNEANLLGLGDGLGLAYTNTDGSNSIDASYSLPLNARNGTLTFNYGTTSSDVIERPFNILDIESASRYYELTYRQPVFQTPTQEFVLGLTASRRESEASYISGERIPFPSLGADEEGRTRVSALRFFQEWTSRNSREVIALRSQFNLGIGAFDATINATAPDSRFFSWQGQAQWVRLLAPETLLLLRLNTQLAFTSLVPLEQFGLGGQESVRGYRQDFLLADNGTFVSGEVQIPILRLPQIDSRLQVVPFADFGVVWNSSGANNLDPNTLASVGLGLRWTQGDRFTARLDWGIPLISVDSTGRTWQENGLYFSLQYNPF comes from the coding sequence ATGATCGATAAATACCCTAAAAAGCTAGCAATATCATGGTTGCAGCTGAGTATATTTGTGTTGCTTAGCGGCATGATAGACAAACCAATCAACGCACAGGTTGTTGATACTACACAACTACCAAATAACAATTCCAACCCATCACCACAACTCCCACCCCCCCAGGATATCCAACCACCTGCGCCTTCCCCACTCCCCTCACCGCAACTGCCAGAGCCACTCCCTCCACCAGCAGAACTGTTTCCCCCCTCTACGCCAACTCCCACCCCAGAGGAATCTCTCCCTAGCAAAGTTCCTCAAACTATTACTGTTCAAAAGTTTGAAGTTGTTGGTAGCACAGTTTTTAGTGCCGAAGAGTTAGCCAAAGCCACCGCTGAATTCACAAATCGACCTATCTCACTAACTGAAATATTTCAGGCTCGGTCTAAAATTACCGAACTATACGTCAAAAATGGTTACATAACTTCTGGTGCTTATATTCCCCCGCAAACAATTAAGTCCGGTGTCATCAAAATTCAGGTAGTCGAAGGTAAATTAGAAGAAATTCAGGTAACGGGTACTCGGCGGTTAAACTCCAATTATGTACGCAGTCGCCTAGCAATAGCCACATCACCACCGCTGAACCGGCAGCGTCTGTTAGAGGCACTGCAACTTTTGCAACTCAATCCTTTGATTCAAAACCTCTCTGCTGAACTTTCAGCAGGGCCGCGTCTTGGTACAAGTGTGCTGCAAGTCGAGATTAAGGAAGCACAAACCTTCACCGCTCAAATAGGTCTTGATAATGGGCGATCGCCCAGTGTTGGCAGTTTCCGACGCCGAGTCCAAGTCAATGAAGCCAACTTACTGGGGCTAGGGGATGGTTTGGGTTTAGCATACACTAACACCGATGGTAGCAACTCCATAGATGCTAGCTACTCATTACCTCTCAATGCTAGAAACGGCACGCTTACCTTCAACTATGGCACGACATCAAGTGATGTGATTGAACGTCCTTTCAACATCCTAGATATCGAATCTGCTTCTCGTTACTATGAATTAACATACCGCCAGCCAGTATTTCAAACTCCCACACAAGAATTTGTTCTTGGTTTAACAGCCTCCCGACGAGAAAGTGAAGCTTCTTATATTAGTGGCGAGCGAATACCTTTCCCCTCCTTGGGAGCCGATGAAGAGGGACGTACCAGGGTATCTGCGTTGCGATTTTTTCAAGAATGGACTTCTCGTAATAGTCGCGAAGTCATCGCGTTGCGTTCTCAATTCAATTTAGGTATCGGTGCGTTTGATGCCACAATCAACGCAACCGCTCCCGATAGCCGTTTTTTCTCTTGGCAAGGACAAGCGCAGTGGGTGCGCCTTTTGGCTCCTGAAACCTTACTGTTACTTCGTTTAAATACCCAACTGGCATTCACATCGCTTGTGCCTTTAGAGCAGTTTGGTTTAGGCGGTCAAGAAAGCGTTCGCGGCTACCGTCAAGATTTCTTACTAGCTGATAATGGTACTTTTGTTTCAGGAGAAGTGCAAATACCGATACTCCGTTTACCTCAGATAGATAGTAGGTTACAGGTTGTCCCATTTGCTGATTTTGGTGTTGTTTGGAATAGTTCCGGTGCAAATAATCTCGACCCTAATACCTTAGCTTCTGTTGGTCTGGGGTTGCGTTGGACACAGGGCGATCGCTTCACTGCTCGTCTTGACTGGGGCATTCCTTTAATATCTGTAGACTCGACAGGAAGAACTTGGCAAGAAAATGGGTTGTATTTTTCTTTACAGTACAATCCTTTTTGA
- a CDS encoding alpha/beta hydrolase, whose translation MNSLFGNWASTLRKNSLLLALSMLLPTFGMSSSVMAAERIYASYSALEISISVNTLENYAKTGLIDDELTAYQQYLPLPQFQELRRILLSRVKVSPVVVSQFLYTPQGELLLRRLAQAIKTKSRQPEPRFNALRSALIQASGESGGLTLLNLLRKYPTASIHLDLVQSLGIATELEKLVAETNQAIAAVTQKSNIEAEKIQQPNLSQLPDLRFKGKFKSQKYTQKFFDIRRNRLLLTDIYIPKIKNSAPVIVISHGLGLDSSNFQYLAEHLATYGFAVVVPNHPGSDTKQLRSLLSGRANEVAEADEFKDRPLDVKYILNELEKVNQSDSRFQGRLNLQQVGVFGQSLGGYTALALAGAKINFQQLEQDCQPEALQDTWNMSLLLQCRALALRISKSGKEYNLRDSRVKAAIAVNPITSSIFGKAGLSQIKIPVMIVGCSDDTVAPALYEQILPFSWFATPQKYLVMLLGGTHFSTIGNGNPANQQVALTADMIGDASQAQLYMNVLSLPFFQTYVAGKPQYISYLNATYAQSISSKSLGLSLVQSINTTELAKLLHLKGGKPLKKKSPTP comes from the coding sequence ATGAATAGTTTGTTTGGTAATTGGGCCAGCACCCTGAGAAAAAATTCCTTATTGCTGGCTCTTTCAATGTTGCTGCCAACATTTGGGATGAGTAGTTCTGTGATGGCAGCAGAACGGATTTATGCATCTTATTCAGCCTTAGAGATTTCCATTTCAGTCAACACATTAGAAAACTACGCCAAAACAGGTTTAATTGACGACGAATTGACAGCGTATCAGCAGTACTTGCCACTACCACAGTTTCAAGAATTGCGGCGGATTTTACTCAGTCGTGTGAAAGTTAGTCCAGTAGTGGTTTCACAATTTCTCTATACACCCCAAGGAGAATTATTACTGCGTCGGTTGGCGCAAGCAATTAAAACCAAATCTCGTCAACCAGAACCAAGATTTAATGCTTTACGTTCGGCGCTAATTCAAGCCTCTGGCGAATCAGGAGGCTTGACGCTTTTGAATCTATTACGTAAATATCCCACTGCCAGTATTCACCTTGATTTAGTACAAAGCCTGGGAATAGCTACGGAACTAGAGAAACTTGTCGCTGAAACTAACCAAGCGATCGCAGCAGTTACTCAAAAGTCAAACATAGAAGCTGAAAAGATTCAACAACCAAATTTATCGCAGTTACCAGATTTACGATTTAAGGGAAAGTTTAAATCGCAAAAATACACGCAAAAGTTTTTCGATATCAGGCGCAATCGGCTGTTATTAACTGATATTTATATTCCCAAGATCAAGAATTCTGCACCCGTAATTGTTATTTCTCATGGTTTGGGTTTAGATAGCAGCAACTTTCAATATTTAGCTGAACACCTAGCTACCTACGGATTTGCTGTTGTTGTTCCCAATCATCCGGGTAGTGACACCAAACAATTACGTTCGCTGCTAAGTGGACGCGCCAATGAAGTCGCAGAAGCTGACGAATTTAAAGACCGACCTTTAGATGTGAAATATATATTGAATGAACTGGAAAAGGTTAACCAGTCTGATTCACGATTTCAAGGCCGATTAAATCTCCAACAAGTTGGAGTCTTTGGTCAATCTCTTGGTGGCTACACAGCCTTAGCTTTGGCAGGCGCTAAAATAAACTTTCAGCAGCTAGAGCAAGACTGCCAACCAGAGGCACTTCAAGATACCTGGAATATGTCTTTACTGCTCCAGTGCCGCGCTTTGGCATTGAGGATTAGCAAGTCCGGCAAGGAGTATAATTTGCGGGATAGCAGAGTTAAAGCTGCGATCGCAGTTAATCCAATTACTAGCTCTATTTTCGGCAAAGCTGGCTTAAGCCAAATTAAAATTCCTGTGATGATCGTTGGCTGTAGTGACGACACCGTAGCACCAGCTTTATACGAACAAATTCTACCTTTCTCCTGGTTCGCTACTCCCCAAAAGTATCTCGTAATGCTTCTAGGTGGCACTCATTTTTCCACCATTGGCAATGGCAATCCGGCAAATCAGCAAGTTGCATTAACTGCTGATATGATTGGTGATGCTTCTCAAGCACAGCTTTACATGAATGTTTTGAGTTTGCCTTTCTTCCAAACTTATGTTGCAGGAAAGCCACAGTACATCTCCTACCTCAATGCTACCTACGCTCAAAGCATTTCTAGTAAGTCTCTTGGTTTGAGTCTCGTCCAATCCATCAATACAACTGAATTAGCTAAACTACTCCATCTCAAAGGAGGTAAACCCCTAAAAAAAAAGTCCCCAACACCATAG
- a CDS encoding DMT family transporter, which yields MSLHHSSGRWRLGLALSLLTVFLWGILPIALTVALQALDVYTVIWFRFFMSFALLAVYLGIRGQLPKLEELRSASWKLLAIATIFLASNYFLFMQGLALTSPANAEVLIQLSTLLLGFGGLVIFKERYRLYQWIGVSVLTCGYLLFFREQLTNLITARSTYLLGSLLIVLAATVWAIYALAQKQLLQSLSSASIMLIIYGGCALLFTPLANLESIFILDNLHLGMLLFCGLNTLIAYGAFAESLEHWEASRVSAVIALAPIVTLISISFVSLVTPDLIPPERLTLIGILGAVLVVVGSVAIALGKND from the coding sequence ATGTCACTACATCACAGTTCTGGTCGCTGGCGGTTAGGGTTAGCGTTATCGCTGTTAACGGTCTTCTTGTGGGGAATTTTACCTATTGCCTTAACAGTGGCGTTGCAAGCGCTTGATGTCTACACCGTCATTTGGTTTCGCTTTTTTATGTCATTTGCATTGCTTGCTGTGTACTTGGGGATACGCGGTCAATTACCGAAGCTAGAAGAATTGCGTTCTGCTTCTTGGAAGCTGTTAGCGATCGCGACCATCTTCTTAGCAAGTAACTACTTCCTTTTTATGCAAGGTTTAGCACTAACATCGCCTGCTAACGCTGAAGTTCTCATTCAGCTATCCACCCTTTTATTAGGGTTCGGAGGTTTAGTAATTTTTAAAGAACGCTATCGGCTGTATCAATGGATTGGCGTAAGTGTACTGACTTGCGGTTACCTTTTATTTTTTCGCGAACAACTTACAAATTTAATTACAGCGCGTAGCACATATCTTTTGGGTAGTCTTTTGATTGTACTAGCAGCGACAGTATGGGCCATTTATGCTTTGGCACAAAAGCAGTTATTGCAATCTTTATCTTCTGCTAGCATCATGCTGATTATTTACGGAGGATGTGCTTTATTATTCACTCCTCTTGCAAACTTAGAATCAATTTTTATACTTGATAATTTGCATTTAGGTATGTTGCTTTTTTGTGGCTTGAATACTCTAATTGCTTACGGTGCTTTTGCCGAATCATTAGAACATTGGGAAGCTTCGCGGGTAAGTGCAGTAATAGCCTTAGCTCCCATTGTGACTTTAATATCAATTAGTTTTGTATCACTGGTTACACCTGATTTAATTCCTCCGGAACGATTGACATTAATAGGAATATTAGGAGCAGTTTTAGTTGTAGTAGGTTCAGTGGCGATCGCTTTGGGAAAAAATGATTAA
- a CDS encoding cytochrome c peroxidase, with amino-acid sequence MVVRVQQALRRLAHELNSPLFDHQKFSHKAASPSKSSADTKRTGWRFNFSNNNRLVAKLSRATAIAVVVVAAVIAGNTVSAQVNSSLVPLSQINVPKPTNLAEFVKDEKAAIALGKSLFWDMQLGYDGIQSCASCHFHAGADSRSKNQISPGLVDTNFTTLTNGGGPNNQLTALDYPFHKLADPNNSSSTVVFDTNDVTGSQGVFKAKYIDVIPGSDKENVTFEKDDVFNVNGTNVRRVTPRNSPSVINAVFNYRNFWNGLAQNSFNGVNPLGLRDSNAYVLKATKPRQLEDVQVKLNNSSLASQALGPPANAFETAAENTVIIAPLKAELSETEDKVTVSDRQGRVVDTQPTLEKQKSPGKKAPIITNIKPVKRFGRKLGKKLLALQPLAKQIVAYDDSVLGPLSRSSAKSPKKGLKKSYEALIKDAFKPEWWQSNIIVRINQDTGERTFIRKPKRSLKTNEYTLSEYNFSLFFGLAIQAYESTLVSADTPFDKFLGNPTLYPLTDLQNDGWELFKDTRKAACIACHGGSELTLASVSSVAQRGRIARAPFPPTVKPLEDTGFFNIGVRPSTDDPGLGGNDGLDGNGQGNPLSEARLAQQGKFEALLGEKPPTLDPALSPSDPVIADGAFKAPGLRNVELTAPYFHNGGQATLEQVIDFYSRGGDFGGLPVLNLTSKQKQALVAFLKALTDERVRYEKAPFDHPQLFVPNGHPVDSTYVEDDGSGKAKDSLLEIPAVGKDGGKGTPNFLATSTNY; translated from the coding sequence ATGGTGGTACGAGTTCAGCAGGCGCTCCGGCGCTTAGCTCATGAACTTAATTCACCACTTTTTGACCATCAAAAGTTTAGTCATAAAGCAGCTTCTCCGTCCAAATCTTCCGCTGACACAAAACGGACAGGATGGAGATTTAACTTCAGCAACAATAACCGACTGGTAGCGAAATTGTCAAGAGCTACAGCAATTGCTGTTGTGGTTGTAGCAGCAGTAATTGCTGGAAATACAGTATCAGCGCAGGTAAATAGCAGTTTGGTTCCGCTTTCGCAAATAAATGTGCCAAAACCGACGAATTTAGCGGAATTTGTCAAGGATGAGAAGGCTGCGATCGCATTAGGAAAGTCTCTTTTCTGGGATATGCAGCTTGGCTACGATGGCATTCAGTCATGTGCTAGTTGTCACTTCCATGCCGGAGCAGACAGCAGATCCAAAAACCAAATCAGCCCAGGTCTGGTAGACACGAATTTCACCACCTTGACCAACGGAGGCGGCCCGAACAACCAACTGACAGCATTGGATTACCCATTCCATAAGTTAGCAGATCCGAATAACAGCTCATCGACTGTTGTCTTTGACACTAATGACGTTACTGGCTCACAGGGGGTCTTCAAAGCAAAATACATTGACGTTATTCCTGGTAGTGACAAAGAGAATGTGACATTTGAGAAAGATGATGTCTTCAATGTAAACGGCACAAATGTACGTCGGGTAACACCTCGCAATTCCCCGTCGGTAATTAACGCAGTCTTTAACTACCGCAACTTCTGGAATGGACTGGCTCAGAACAGCTTCAACGGGGTGAATCCCTTGGGGTTGAGAGACTCTAATGCTTACGTTTTGAAAGCAACTAAACCAAGGCAGTTGGAAGATGTGCAAGTCAAGCTAAATAATTCCTCTCTGGCTTCACAGGCACTGGGGCCACCAGCCAATGCTTTCGAGACAGCGGCTGAAAACACCGTTATCATCGCACCATTGAAGGCTGAACTATCCGAAACAGAGGATAAGGTTACCGTGTCTGATCGCCAAGGTCGCGTAGTTGACACCCAGCCTACCCTAGAGAAACAAAAAAGCCCAGGAAAAAAAGCTCCTATAATCACAAATATCAAGCCGGTGAAAAGGTTTGGTAGGAAGCTTGGTAAGAAGCTACTTGCGCTACAGCCTCTTGCTAAACAGATTGTGGCTTATGATGACAGTGTGTTAGGGCCTTTGAGTAGATCGTCTGCCAAATCTCCTAAAAAAGGTTTGAAGAAGTCCTATGAGGCTTTAATCAAAGATGCCTTTAAGCCGGAGTGGTGGCAATCCAATATCATCGTCAGAATCAATCAAGATACAGGGGAGCGAACCTTTATCCGCAAGCCAAAGCGCTCCTTGAAGACCAACGAATACACCCTGAGTGAGTACAACTTCTCGCTCTTCTTTGGACTAGCAATTCAAGCGTATGAGTCAACATTAGTGTCTGCTGATACACCTTTTGACAAGTTCTTAGGTAACCCAACGTTGTACCCCTTGACTGACCTGCAAAATGATGGATGGGAGCTTTTCAAGGATACGAGGAAGGCAGCGTGCATTGCTTGTCATGGAGGCTCGGAATTGACGTTGGCTTCAGTAAGCAGCGTAGCTCAAAGAGGACGAATCGCGCGTGCGCCATTCCCTCCAACAGTGAAGCCTCTCGAAGATACTGGCTTCTTCAACATCGGTGTCAGACCTTCCACGGACGACCCTGGTTTGGGTGGTAATGACGGTTTGGATGGTAATGGCCAAGGTAATCCGCTCTCGGAGGCACGGCTAGCCCAGCAGGGTAAATTTGAGGCTTTGCTAGGCGAGAAGCCCCCTACCCTCGACCCAGCGCTGAGTCCTAGTGATCCTGTGATTGCAGACGGAGCTTTCAAAGCACCTGGACTTCGCAATGTTGAACTTACAGCTCCCTACTTCCACAATGGAGGTCAGGCGACTTTAGAGCAAGTGATTGATTTTTACAGTCGGGGTGGGGACTTTGGCGGTCTCCCGGTGCTGAACCTGACATCAAAACAAAAACAAGCGCTGGTTGCTTTCTTGAAAGCACTCACTGATGAGCGAGTCCGCTATGAGAAAGCGCCCTTTGACCATCCACAACTTTTCGTTCCCAATGGACATCCGGTTGACTCTACCTACGTTGAGGACGACGGTAGTGGCAAAGCTAAAGATAGCTTACTGGAAATCCCTGCTGTTGGGAAAGATGGTGGTAAAGGCACTCCAAATTTCTTAGCAACTTCAACTAACTACTAA
- a CDS encoding GNAT family N-acetyltransferase translates to MTPQFKYSTISHPQDIQQLARILEQCFIMSSGDSEVYIKRIGTENFRVIRQAEQVIGGLAILTLGQWWGGESVPMSGIAAVGIAPEYRGTGAAIALIQNLIKELYTQEVPISVLYPATQRLYRKAGYEQGGSFCVWEIPTDSIQVRNQPLPFQPVDASNYQVFYEVYQQQAKLTHGYLDRNPGIWEGLIKPDNQETVYGYLIGTKDQPQGYIIFNQLSAEEDSILRVRDWVILTEDAAQSFWSFVANHRSQIKKVRWKSSVIDSLTLLLPEQTAKILVCDRWMLRIIDLVKALEMRGYPAGIEAELHLEVKDDLLTDNNGKFILFVANGRGEVTKGGKGELEIDIRGLAPLYTSLFTPYHLQLTGKLQATKTALLAATQIFTGDSPWMSNFF, encoded by the coding sequence ATGACACCTCAATTTAAATACAGCACTATCAGCCATCCACAGGATATTCAGCAGCTTGCGCGTATCCTGGAACAGTGTTTTATCATGTCATCTGGTGACAGCGAAGTATACATTAAGCGCATTGGTACAGAAAACTTTCGGGTTATCCGTCAAGCTGAGCAAGTCATTGGGGGACTGGCAATTCTGACATTAGGTCAGTGGTGGGGTGGTGAGAGTGTACCAATGTCAGGAATTGCCGCAGTAGGTATTGCTCCAGAGTATCGTGGAACCGGAGCTGCGATCGCTCTCATCCAGAACCTCATCAAGGAACTTTACACTCAAGAAGTTCCTATTTCTGTTCTCTATCCAGCGACTCAACGCTTGTACCGCAAAGCAGGCTATGAGCAAGGCGGTAGCTTTTGTGTTTGGGAAATCCCCACTGACAGCATCCAGGTGCGAAATCAGCCGCTACCATTCCAACCTGTAGATGCGAGTAATTATCAAGTCTTTTATGAAGTCTATCAGCAGCAGGCAAAACTCACTCATGGATATTTAGACCGAAATCCCGGAATCTGGGAAGGATTAATCAAACCAGATAATCAGGAAACTGTCTACGGCTATTTGATTGGTACAAAAGATCAACCCCAAGGTTACATCATCTTCAACCAACTTTCAGCAGAAGAGGACTCAATTTTGCGAGTTAGAGACTGGGTAATCCTTACAGAAGATGCAGCACAGTCCTTTTGGTCTTTTGTAGCCAATCATCGCTCACAAATCAAAAAGGTGCGATGGAAGAGTTCTGTGATTGATTCGCTGACATTGTTATTACCAGAGCAAACTGCCAAAATATTGGTTTGCGATCGCTGGATGCTGCGGATAATAGATTTAGTGAAAGCGTTGGAAATGCGGGGTTATCCAGCAGGAATCGAAGCGGAACTGCACTTAGAAGTTAAAGATGACTTATTAACTGACAATAATGGTAAATTCATCCTCTTCGTTGCCAATGGACGTGGTGAAGTTACAAAAGGCGGCAAAGGTGAGTTAGAGATAGACATTAGAGGATTAGCACCTCTGTATACGAGTTTGTTTACACCCTACCATTTGCAGCTAACGGGAAAACTCCAAGCTACAAAAACAGCGCTTTTAGCTGCTACGCAAATATTTACAGGTGACTCTCCTTGGATGTCTAATTTCTTTTAA
- the ligA gene encoding NAD-dependent DNA ligase LigA has protein sequence MTQIKPELKRIEELRQLLQQASYAYYVLDAPIMEDAVYDQLYRELQQLETQYPELVTADSPTQRVGERPATQFTSVRHNIPLYSLENAFNIDELQTWEQRWRRQTPKTEAVEYVSELKIDGSALALTYQNGILIRGATRGDGVMGEDITQNVRTIRSIPLRLNFEGLEILERVEVRGEAFLPLEVFKQINEERQKAGEQLFANPRNAAAGTLRQLDSRIVAKRRLDFFAYTLHIPGRDDASIANTQWEALELLEKMGFRVNPNHKLCSSLGEVAEYYKYWDTERLNLPYMTDGVVVKLNSFKLQEQLGFTQKFPRWAVALKYPAEEAPTRVENIAVNVGRTGALTPLAEMRPVQLAGTTVSRATLHNSDRIVQLDIRIGDTVIVRKAGEIIPEVVRVLTELRPADTQPFVMPSHCPVCGQLVVRETGEAVTRCVNASCAAILKGAIEHWVSRDALDIKGMGEKLVHQLVDKGLVHSVADLYDLTEEKLFALERMGKKSAEKLVDAIAQSKNQPWSRVLYGLGIRHVGSVNAQLITEKYSTVEQLAQAKQSDIEGIYGIGAEIAQSVYQWFRIDANQTLISRLEAAGLQLASTEESKTVGDKNQKFAGKTFVVTGTLPTLKRDEAKTLIQKSGGKVTDSVSKKTDYLVVGEDAGSKLEKAQTLGITQLSEDQLLEMLEN, from the coding sequence ATGACACAGATTAAACCAGAATTAAAGCGCATAGAAGAACTGCGCCAGTTGTTACAACAGGCAAGCTATGCATATTATGTCTTAGATGCACCAATTATGGAGGATGCAGTCTACGACCAGCTTTATCGGGAATTGCAACAATTAGAAACTCAGTATCCAGAATTGGTGACAGCTGATAGTCCTACTCAGCGCGTGGGTGAGAGACCGGCAACACAATTTACCTCAGTGCGGCATAATATACCCCTATACAGTTTAGAGAATGCGTTTAACATCGACGAGTTGCAAACCTGGGAACAGCGTTGGCGGCGACAAACACCGAAAACCGAGGCGGTGGAATATGTCTCGGAACTGAAAATTGATGGTTCTGCCTTGGCTCTGACTTACCAAAATGGCATTTTAATTAGGGGTGCAACTAGGGGTGATGGGGTGATGGGTGAAGACATTACCCAAAATGTGCGGACAATTCGCTCAATTCCCTTACGCTTGAATTTTGAAGGCTTAGAAATTCTCGAAAGGGTGGAAGTGCGTGGCGAGGCTTTTTTACCGTTGGAAGTGTTTAAACAAATCAACGAGGAAAGGCAAAAAGCAGGTGAACAATTATTTGCCAATCCCCGCAATGCCGCAGCTGGTACACTCAGGCAACTAGATTCCCGGATTGTCGCTAAGCGGCGGTTAGATTTTTTTGCCTATACACTGCACATTCCTGGTAGAGATGACGCCAGTATTGCCAATACTCAATGGGAAGCATTGGAATTATTGGAAAAGATGGGTTTTCGAGTTAACCCCAACCACAAGCTGTGTAGTTCTCTGGGAGAAGTGGCAGAATATTACAAATACTGGGATACAGAAAGACTGAATTTACCCTATATGACTGATGGGGTAGTAGTAAAGCTGAATTCTTTTAAACTTCAGGAACAGCTAGGATTTACACAGAAATTCCCTCGCTGGGCAGTAGCGTTGAAGTACCCAGCCGAAGAAGCACCTACCCGTGTTGAAAATATTGCGGTGAATGTTGGTAGGACAGGGGCGTTAACGCCGTTAGCAGAGATGCGTCCTGTGCAACTTGCAGGGACAACAGTTTCTCGTGCTACTTTACACAATAGCGATCGCATTGTCCAATTAGACATCCGCATCGGTGATACTGTAATTGTCCGCAAAGCTGGGGAAATCATCCCCGAAGTGGTGCGGGTACTCACAGAACTCCGTCCCGCTGATACTCAACCCTTTGTGATGCCCAGCCATTGCCCAGTCTGCGGACAGCTAGTGGTGCGGGAAACTGGTGAAGCTGTGACTAGGTGCGTCAATGCTTCCTGTGCTGCGATTCTCAAAGGGGCGATTGAACATTGGGTAAGTCGTGATGCCTTGGATATTAAAGGCATGGGCGAAAAACTAGTACATCAACTCGTAGATAAAGGTTTGGTGCATTCCGTTGCCGATTTATATGACTTGACAGAAGAGAAATTATTTGCATTAGAAAGGATGGGGAAAAAGTCAGCAGAGAAATTAGTAGATGCGATCGCCCAATCCAAAAACCAACCTTGGTCAAGGGTATTATATGGTTTAGGCATCCGTCATGTTGGCAGTGTCAATGCTCAATTAATCACTGAGAAGTATTCCACTGTGGAACAGTTGGCACAAGCAAAGCAATCAGATATTGAAGGCATTTACGGTATCGGTGCAGAAATTGCTCAATCTGTATATCAGTGGTTCCGTATTGATGCAAATCAAACTTTGATTTCTCGCTTAGAAGCAGCAGGCTTACAATTAGCTTCCACAGAAGAAAGCAAAACAGTTGGTGATAAGAATCAAAAGTTTGCAGGTAAAACTTTTGTGGTTACAGGGACTTTACCAACATTAAAACGCGATGAAGCAAAAACTTTAATTCAAAAATCTGGCGGGAAAGTAACAGATTCTGTAAGTAAAAAAACAGACTATTTGGTGGTAGGAGAAGATGCCGGTTCTAAGTTAGAAAAAGCCCAGACGTTGGGAATTACACAATTGAGTGAAGACCAGTTATTAGAGATGCTAGAAAATTAA
- a CDS encoding glycerophosphodiester phosphodiesterase — protein MAKTFTGSSPIVIGHRGASGYRPEHTLAAYELAIALGADYIEPDLVSTKDGILIARHENEISETTDVASHAEFTNRRTNKIIDGESKIGWFTEDFTLAEIKTLKAKERIPQLRPQNTIYDGKFTIPTLQEIIDLAQMKSAEIGRIIGIYPETKCPTYFKSIGLSLEEPLLATLAANGYQGANAPIFIQSFEVSNLQYLSTKTDLTLVQLLNASGKPYDFFISGDERTYTDLITASGLEEIAKYAQAVGIHKNLLLPKDSTNKLLSPTSLVTDAHAVGLLVHVWTFRNEDFFLPLDFQSNPQGEYELFLNLNIDGVFSDYPDTILAVRDRLIREGIN, from the coding sequence ATGGCTAAAACTTTCACAGGTTCATCCCCAATTGTGATTGGACATCGAGGCGCTAGCGGCTACCGGCCAGAACATACTTTGGCAGCTTATGAATTAGCGATCGCATTAGGGGCTGACTATATTGAACCAGATTTAGTTTCCACTAAAGACGGTATTTTAATTGCTCGTCATGAAAACGAAATTTCCGAAACCACTGATGTTGCTAGTCATGCAGAATTTACTAACCGTCGAACTAATAAAATAATTGATGGAGAATCTAAAATTGGCTGGTTTACTGAAGACTTTACACTGGCAGAGATAAAAACATTAAAAGCTAAAGAGCGAATTCCGCAACTGCGTCCACAAAATACTATTTATGATGGAAAATTTACAATTCCTACACTGCAAGAAATCATTGATTTAGCCCAGATGAAAAGTGCCGAAATCGGTCGGATTATTGGTATTTATCCAGAGACTAAATGTCCAACTTACTTTAAGTCTATTGGGTTATCTCTAGAAGAACCCTTACTAGCAACTTTGGCAGCAAACGGTTATCAAGGAGCTAACGCACCTATTTTTATTCAGTCTTTTGAAGTGAGTAATTTACAATATTTGTCTACGAAAACTGATTTAACTTTGGTGCAATTACTCAACGCTAGCGGTAAACCCTATGATTTTTTTATTAGTGGCGATGAACGCACATATACAGATTTAATAACAGCATCAGGGTTAGAAGAGATTGCTAAATATGCTCAGGCGGTAGGAATTCATAAAAATCTGCTGCTTCCCAAAGATAGCACCAACAAATTACTTTCACCGACATCTTTAGTAACTGATGCTCATGCAGTTGGCTTATTAGTTCACGTTTGGACTTTCCGCAATGAAGACTTCTTTTTGCCGTTGGACTTTCAAAGCAATCCTCAAGGGGAGTATGAATTATTTTTAAATTTAAATATTGATGGTGTATTTAGCGATTATCCAGATACTATTCTAGCTGTACGCGATAGGCTAATTCGTGAAGGCATAAATTAA